CTGTTGGGCGCCCTTCGGAAGTGCCATTGGGGGAGAGCCGCATGCTGAAGTGGTGTGCCCCGGCTATCCGATTAATCGTTATTCCTAATTTGGGCCTTTTTATAGACCTGATTTTTATCTCTTTTGCCGACAGCGATTACGAGGATATATATCTCTTTATCGACAACTTCATAAACTATGCGATATCCGCTTGCCCGAAGGTTGATTTTGTAATGGTTTTCAAAACCGGAAAGCTGAGAACTTGGTACATGCGGAGATTCAAGCCGCTCTTTAAGTTTCTTCTTGAATTGGAGTTGGACGGAGTTGTCTAGCTTTTTCCATTCCCTCAGAGCCGTTGGAAGAAATTTTAATTTATAATTCATCTAAAGTTACTTCCACCGCGGAGATTTTTTCGTGTTGCCGTTCCTGAACCAAAACTCCCAGTTGATAATCTTCAATTTTTTCAAGTAAGGCTTCGTACGTTTCAGCAGGAACGAGATATGCCGTTGGCCGATTATGATTTAAGATCGCTATTGGTTCTCCGCCAGACTGCTCAATC
The DNA window shown above is from Pseudomonadota bacterium and carries:
- a CDS encoding type II toxin-antitoxin system RelE/ParE family toxin gives rise to the protein MNYKLKFLPTALREWKKLDNSVQLQFKKKLKERLESPHVPSSQLSGFENHYKINLRASGYRIVYEVVDKEIYILVIAVGKRDKNQVYKKAQIRNND
- a CDS encoding type II toxin-antitoxin system Phd/YefM family antitoxin, whose protein sequence is MESVLAGCSASISELKKNPSALIEQSGGEPIAILNHNRPTAYLVPAETYEALLEKIEDYQLGVLVQERQHEKISAVEVTLDEL